Proteins encoded within one genomic window of Candidatus Methylomirabilis tolerans:
- a CDS encoding tyrosine-type recombinase/integrase produces the protein MISQAGEGSPYHVLRHSMVTHVPDGGSDIRKVQELLDHRDVRTTMIYDLYAGPESGWTGDQQH, from the coding sequence ATGATTTCGCAAGCGGGGGAGGGCTCGCCTTATCACGTGTTGCGGCACTCCATGGTGACCCACGTACCCGATGGCGGCTCCGACATCCGTAAGGTCCAAGAGTTGCTTGACCATCGGGACGTGAGGACAACAATGATCTATGATCTATACGCAGGTCCTGAATCGGGGTGGACTGGGGATCAGCAGCACTGA
- a CDS encoding nucleotidyltransferase family protein, which yields MKRVAVPACREFNVKRLDLFGSLAREAGTAGSDVDLLVEFEEPALHPSKRFFGLLHYLEDTLGRKIDLLTVSGLRNPYFRRRVLKERMNSSSTSTISEKLRRPFSGSSVEKRLTNMSRMNYSGVVLSESSRFLKKR from the coding sequence ATTAAGAGAGTTGCAGTGCCGGCTTGCAGAGAATTCAACGTAAAGAGACTGGACCTTTTCGGGTCGCTCGCTCGCGAGGCGGGAACTGCTGGAAGCGATGTCGATCTCCTCGTTGAGTTCGAGGAGCCCGCTCTGCACCCCTCCAAGAGATTCTTCGGACTGCTCCATTATCTCGAAGATACCTTGGGGCGCAAGATTGACCTGCTCACGGTCAGCGGTCTCAGAAATCCCTATTTCCGCCGCAGGGTTCTCAAGGAGAGGATGAACTCCTCAAGTACCTCTACGATATCAGAGAAGCTGCGTCGGCCATTCTCCGGTTCGTCCGTGGAAAAACGTTTGACGAATATGAGCAGGATGAATTACTCCGGAGTGGTGTTGAGTGAAAGTTCGAGATTCTTGAAGAAGCGCTGA